One window of the Triticum dicoccoides isolate Atlit2015 ecotype Zavitan chromosome 3B, WEW_v2.0, whole genome shotgun sequence genome contains the following:
- the LOC119278603 gene encoding CST complex subunit STN1-like, protein MDSLHLVHVKLLASDILTLTPQHTSPPSFVCCGRTVVRAEVVGVVVSRDRREKFLRFLVDDGTACVPCVLWLNHQYLNANSSSDSDPTGEMALKMSEVVCLGTLLRVRGRIVMYRGAIQIVVRDVVLEEDPNVEVLHWLQCVHMAKECYDLPLPSA, encoded by the coding sequence ATGGACTCCCTTCATCTCGTGCACGTCAAGCTTCTGGCTTCCGACATTCTCACGCTAACTCCCCAACATACATCGCCGCCTTCCTTTGTTTGTTGTGGCCGTACAGTTGTTCGTGCCGAAGTTGTCGGGGTTGTTGTTTCACGTGACCGCAGGGAGAAGTTTCTCCGCTTCCTGGTCGATGATGGCACTGCTTGTGTACCATGTGTCCTGTGGCTGAACCACCAGTACCtgaatgcaaacagttcatccgattcTGATCCAACTGGAGAGATGGCATTGAAAATGTCGGAGGTCGTATGCCTGGGCACCCTGTTGAGGGTTCGTGGGAGGATTGTCATGTACCGTGGTGCAATTCAAATTGTTGTTAGAGACGTGGTTCTAGAGGAAGACCCTAATGTGGAGGTTCTACATTGGTTACAGTGTGTTCACATGGCCAAGGAATGTTATGATTTGCCACTACCTTCTGCTTGA